Proteins encoded together in one Microbacterium sp. zg-Y625 window:
- a CDS encoding glycosyltransferase family 2 protein encodes MTIPLPTTPRISIIVPARNEAKNLEIVLPLLPDVHEIIVVDGHSVDGTAEVARRVRPGVEVITQTRKGKGNALVCGFEHATGDIIVMFDADGSADPDEIPRFVDALVQGADVSKGSRYMAGGASEDITFHRNLGNRGLNLLTNILLGTRHSDLCYGYNAFWRRILPSLELPAAHIPGAEGQMVWGDGFEIETLLTCRMAENRLHVVEVPSVELPRIHGESNLNAVTDGLRVLRTVLDERMKRWGRKRAVGPAGFTATPAAPAPAERAESIGR; translated from the coding sequence GTGACCATCCCCCTGCCCACCACGCCGCGCATATCGATCATCGTCCCCGCCCGCAACGAGGCCAAGAACCTCGAGATCGTGCTTCCCCTGCTCCCCGACGTGCACGAGATCATCGTGGTCGACGGTCACTCCGTCGACGGCACCGCTGAGGTGGCCCGCCGTGTCCGACCCGGTGTCGAGGTCATCACCCAGACCCGCAAGGGCAAGGGCAACGCGCTGGTGTGCGGTTTCGAGCACGCGACCGGCGACATCATCGTCATGTTCGACGCCGATGGCTCCGCCGACCCCGATGAGATCCCGCGCTTCGTCGACGCGCTCGTGCAGGGCGCCGACGTCAGCAAGGGCAGCCGCTACATGGCCGGCGGCGCGAGCGAGGACATCACGTTCCATCGCAACCTCGGCAACCGGGGCCTCAACCTGCTGACCAACATCCTGCTCGGCACCCGCCACTCCGACCTCTGCTACGGCTACAACGCCTTCTGGCGCCGGATCCTCCCGTCCCTCGAGCTGCCCGCCGCGCACATCCCCGGCGCCGAGGGCCAGATGGTCTGGGGCGACGGGTTCGAGATCGAGACGCTGCTGACCTGCCGCATGGCCGAGAACCGTCTGCACGTGGTCGAGGTCCCGAGCGTGGAGCTTCCCCGCATCCACGGCGAGAGCAATCTCAACGCCGTCACCGACGGGCTGCGGGTGCTGCGCACCGTGCTCGACGAGCGCATGAAGCGCTGGGGCCGCAAGCGCGCGGTCGGCCCGGCCGGGTTCACGGCGACACCGGCCGCCCCGGCGCCCGCCGAGCGCGCGGAGTCGATCGGCCGGTGA
- a CDS encoding glycosyltransferase family 2 protein, whose protein sequence is MTTLTLIPAMPLHGDVDRAAAIWVGLLEATDLADHVDTITLAEGELFDRARLLVRERGAVRGYVTLPLTAGALDAQALRVAVAALPEVPPAPRTSPLPMTVVVCTRDRAGLLRDALEAIRAIEYPAYEVVVVDNAPATSETRDLLAAEFPEFRYVREDAAGLSHARNAGLRAAAGQIVAFTDDDVAVDSQWLWAIAAGFSRAGDVGCVSGVVPTGELRNEVQAYFDARVSWSKLTTAREFRLSDPPADLPMFPFCVGEFGTGANFAVRRDGMLALGGFDTALGVGTRTKGGEDLDMFLRLLYDGQAIVVEPAALVWHRHRADLDALTAQAIGYGRGFGAWATTVLLDPRMLGAALGRAPRAVARLVNKPMSTVDDAATSSTLSAEAKRVGRTELASVLGGPASYFAERRAQREAGTLAGPASRGPVMERRCWASLAGIGGVCGLLGLLPLPPALSLAFVALFILIGPGALVRAWVVLPPHFAPLVIPAIGISALLLLTTGIVYAQWWNPVLWLFALAGATCLGAIVSFGARRTA, encoded by the coding sequence ATGACGACACTGACCTTGATCCCCGCCATGCCATTGCACGGCGATGTGGACCGCGCCGCTGCGATATGGGTGGGCCTGCTCGAGGCGACGGATCTCGCCGATCACGTCGACACGATCACCCTCGCCGAGGGCGAGCTGTTCGACCGCGCCCGACTGCTGGTGCGCGAGCGCGGCGCTGTACGCGGGTATGTGACGCTCCCGCTGACGGCCGGCGCGCTCGACGCGCAGGCCCTGCGCGTCGCCGTGGCGGCGCTGCCTGAGGTCCCTCCGGCACCGCGCACCTCCCCCCTCCCCATGACCGTCGTGGTGTGCACCCGCGACCGCGCCGGGCTGCTGCGGGACGCGCTGGAGGCGATCCGTGCCATCGAGTACCCCGCGTACGAAGTGGTCGTGGTCGACAACGCGCCCGCCACCTCCGAGACCCGCGACCTGCTCGCGGCGGAGTTCCCCGAGTTCCGGTATGTCCGCGAGGATGCCGCAGGGCTCTCGCACGCCCGGAACGCCGGCCTGCGCGCCGCCGCCGGGCAGATCGTGGCGTTCACCGACGACGACGTGGCCGTGGACTCGCAGTGGCTGTGGGCGATCGCCGCCGGCTTCTCGCGCGCCGGCGACGTCGGCTGCGTCAGCGGTGTGGTGCCCACGGGCGAACTGCGCAACGAGGTGCAGGCGTACTTCGATGCCCGCGTCAGCTGGTCCAAGCTCACCACCGCCCGCGAGTTCCGCTTGAGCGATCCGCCGGCGGACCTGCCGATGTTCCCGTTCTGCGTGGGCGAGTTCGGCACCGGTGCGAACTTCGCGGTGCGCCGCGACGGCATGCTCGCCCTCGGCGGGTTCGACACCGCGCTCGGCGTCGGCACGCGCACGAAGGGCGGCGAGGACCTCGACATGTTCCTGCGGCTGCTCTACGACGGTCAGGCGATCGTCGTCGAGCCCGCCGCCCTCGTGTGGCATCGCCATCGCGCCGACCTCGACGCCCTCACGGCGCAGGCGATCGGCTACGGGCGTGGGTTCGGCGCCTGGGCGACCACCGTCCTGCTCGACCCGCGCATGCTCGGCGCCGCCCTGGGGCGGGCGCCGCGCGCCGTGGCGCGCCTCGTGAACAAGCCCATGTCGACGGTGGACGACGCAGCGACCTCGTCGACGCTCTCCGCCGAGGCCAAGCGCGTGGGGCGCACCGAACTGGCGAGCGTCCTCGGCGGACCGGCGAGCTACTTCGCGGAGCGGCGCGCCCAGCGCGAAGCCGGCACACTCGCCGGGCCGGCCTCGCGCGGCCCCGTGATGGAGCGGCGATGCTGGGCGTCGCTGGCGGGCATCGGCGGGGTGTGCGGGCTGCTCGGTCTGCTGCCGCTGCCCCCCGCCCTGTCTCTCGCCTTCGTGGCGCTGTTCATCCTGATCGGCCCCGGCGCCCTCGTCCGCGCGTGGGTGGTGCTGCCGCCCCACTTCGCCCCGCTCGTCATCCCCGCCATCGGCATCTCGGCCCTGCTGCTGCTGACCACCGGCATCGTCTACGCGCAGTGGTGGAACCCCGTGCTGTGGCTGTTCGCCCTGGCCGGGGCCACGTGCCTCGGCGCCATCGTCTCGTTCGGTGCGAGGAGGACCGCATGA
- a CDS encoding polysaccharide pyruvyl transferase family protein: MPIENTHDPRPSGSGFIDEMQRRSFAALTALHDGVDSLVLTDFPDYENIGDSVIALGQAEFWRRAGIRVEATYSWGTISPAVYDSPTPVAIQGGGNFGGLYPQHSEHRYRLAERLRPETLLIQEPQSVHFASEADRAEFARRMAVRPGLRLAVRDTASLAAVRDLVDDVTLAPDSVHMLGRLEAAAPTRESVYLLRRDDESALPAGVGATAVDWPAMTFTDRLAQRLRRTFFEGAVTRRMNRTTERWFADAATRLATGVALLSPGETIVTDRLHAMLVGLQMGRRVIAIDNANGKLTSYAGTWLEDLDLPLSFAPDLPTATAMV; the protein is encoded by the coding sequence ATGCCCATCGAGAACACCCACGACCCTCGCCCGTCGGGGTCGGGATTCATCGACGAGATGCAGCGGCGCTCGTTCGCGGCGCTGACGGCGCTGCACGACGGCGTCGATTCGCTCGTGCTCACCGATTTCCCCGATTACGAGAACATCGGCGACTCGGTCATCGCGCTGGGTCAGGCGGAGTTCTGGCGCCGCGCCGGCATCCGCGTGGAGGCCACGTATTCGTGGGGCACGATCTCCCCCGCGGTGTACGACTCGCCGACGCCCGTCGCCATCCAGGGCGGCGGCAACTTCGGCGGGCTCTACCCGCAGCACAGCGAGCACCGCTACCGCCTGGCCGAGCGGCTGCGCCCCGAGACGCTGCTCATCCAGGAGCCCCAGTCGGTGCACTTCGCCTCCGAGGCCGACCGCGCCGAGTTCGCCCGGCGCATGGCGGTGCGCCCCGGGCTGCGCCTGGCCGTGCGCGACACCGCATCGCTCGCGGCCGTGCGCGACCTCGTCGATGATGTGACGCTGGCGCCCGACAGCGTGCACATGCTCGGCCGCCTGGAGGCGGCCGCTCCCACCCGGGAGAGCGTCTACCTGCTGCGCCGCGACGACGAGAGCGCCCTTCCGGCGGGCGTCGGGGCGACGGCGGTCGACTGGCCGGCGATGACGTTCACCGACCGCCTCGCGCAGCGCCTGCGCCGCACCTTCTTCGAGGGGGCCGTCACGCGCCGTATGAACCGCACGACCGAGCGGTGGTTCGCGGATGCCGCCACGCGCCTGGCCACCGGCGTCGCGCTGCTGTCGCCCGGCGAGACCATCGTCACCGATCGCCTGCACGCGATGCTCGTGGGGCTGCAGATGGGGCGCAGGGTCATCGCTATCGACAACGCCAACGGCAAGCTCACCAGCTACGCCGGCACCTGGCTGGAAGACCTCGACCTCCCGCTCAGCTTCGCCCCGGATCTGCCGACAGCGACGGCGATGGTCTGA
- a CDS encoding proline--tRNA ligase, producing the protein MVTRLSHFFLRTLREDPADAEVTSHRLLVRAGYIRRQAPGVFAWLPLGLRVKGKIEQIVREEMAAAGAYEVHFPALLPREPYEATGRWEEYGDALFRLQDRKGADYLLAPTHEEVFTLLVKDLYSSYKDLPLSIYQIQDKYRDEARPRAGLLRGREFTMKDAYSFDYTDAGLDASYEAQRDAYERIFQRLGLEYVIVQADAGAMGGSRSEEFLHPTPVGEDTFVRSAGGYAANVEAFTTVVPDPVPFDGLPAPVIFDSPNTPTIDTLVAHCNAHLDGEYTAADTLKNVVLALTHLDGTRELVVVGLPGDRDIDDKRVEVAFAPAAVEPATEADFAAHPLLVKGYIGPWSEKGPILGEESATGIRYFLDPRVVDGTSWITGANIDQKHVARLVAGRDFTADGFVEVATVRAGDPAPDGSGPVELARGMEIGHVFQLGRKYAEALGLKVLDENGKLVTVTMGSYGIGITRILAIIAELNNDDKGLIWPASVAPFDVHVVATGRDAAAFELAEKLSTDLEQAGFDVLYDDRPKVSPGVKFGDAELVGVPQIVIVGRGAADGQVELWDRRTGEREVVAAADAVARLRA; encoded by the coding sequence GTGGTCACCCGTCTGTCGCACTTCTTCCTCCGTACCCTCCGTGAAGACCCCGCCGATGCGGAGGTCACGAGCCACCGGCTGCTCGTCCGCGCCGGCTACATCCGCCGCCAGGCGCCGGGCGTGTTCGCCTGGTTGCCGCTGGGGCTGCGGGTAAAGGGCAAGATCGAGCAGATCGTGCGCGAGGAGATGGCCGCCGCCGGCGCCTACGAGGTGCACTTCCCGGCGCTGCTGCCGCGCGAGCCCTACGAGGCCACCGGCCGCTGGGAGGAGTACGGCGACGCCCTCTTCCGCCTGCAGGACCGCAAGGGCGCCGACTATCTGCTCGCGCCGACGCACGAAGAGGTCTTCACGCTGCTCGTGAAGGACCTGTACTCGTCGTACAAGGACCTGCCGCTGTCGATCTACCAGATCCAGGACAAGTACCGCGATGAGGCGCGTCCCCGCGCGGGCCTGCTGCGCGGCCGCGAGTTCACGATGAAGGACGCCTACTCGTTCGACTACACCGACGCGGGGCTCGACGCCTCGTACGAGGCGCAGCGTGACGCGTACGAGCGCATCTTCCAGCGTCTGGGCCTGGAGTACGTCATCGTGCAGGCGGATGCCGGTGCCATGGGCGGATCGCGCTCCGAGGAGTTCCTGCACCCCACCCCGGTCGGGGAGGACACGTTCGTCCGCTCCGCCGGCGGCTACGCCGCCAACGTCGAGGCGTTCACCACCGTCGTCCCCGACCCGGTTCCGTTCGACGGACTCCCGGCCCCGGTGATCTTCGACTCCCCGAACACCCCGACCATCGACACGCTCGTGGCGCACTGCAACGCGCACCTCGACGGCGAGTACACCGCGGCCGACACGCTGAAGAACGTCGTGCTCGCGCTCACGCACCTCGACGGCACGCGCGAGCTGGTCGTCGTGGGGCTCCCGGGCGACCGCGACATCGACGACAAGCGCGTCGAGGTGGCCTTCGCCCCCGCCGCAGTGGAGCCGGCGACCGAAGCCGACTTCGCCGCGCACCCGCTGCTGGTGAAGGGCTACATCGGCCCGTGGTCCGAGAAGGGACCGATCCTCGGCGAGGAGTCGGCCACCGGCATCCGCTATTTCCTGGACCCCCGCGTGGTCGACGGCACGTCGTGGATCACCGGCGCCAACATCGACCAGAAGCACGTCGCCCGCCTCGTCGCGGGGCGCGACTTCACCGCCGACGGGTTCGTCGAGGTCGCCACCGTGCGTGCCGGCGACCCCGCCCCCGACGGCTCGGGGCCCGTGGAGCTCGCGCGCGGCATGGAGATCGGCCACGTCTTCCAGCTCGGCCGCAAGTACGCCGAGGCGCTGGGACTCAAGGTGCTCGACGAGAACGGCAAGCTCGTCACCGTCACCATGGGGTCCTACGGCATCGGCATCACCCGCATCCTCGCGATCATCGCCGAGCTCAACAACGACGACAAGGGCCTCATCTGGCCGGCCTCGGTCGCCCCGTTCGACGTGCACGTCGTGGCCACCGGCCGGGATGCCGCGGCGTTCGAGCTCGCCGAGAAGCTGTCGACCGACCTCGAGCAGGCCGGCTTCGACGTGCTCTACGACGACCGTCCCAAGGTCTCGCCGGGCGTGAAGTTCGGCGACGCCGAACTCGTCGGCGTGCCGCAGATCGTCATCGTCGGCCGCGGCGCCGCCGACGGCCAGGTGGAGCTGTGGGATCGCCGCACCGGCGAGCGCGAGGTCGTCGCGGCGGCCGACGCGGTCGCGCGCCTGCGGGCCTAG
- a CDS encoding lipopolysaccharide biosynthesis protein, which yields MTGIGRRHADVPGAGAAVGRRITRDSLWLAAGYAVTSLSGFVFWMLAALWIPQAQLGLEASALAVIMAAAALASNGPGSALVVMLPLGGRAAWSLLGRAYAVTTALSAGTGLVAGVLVAAVLRPDPPVVVTVAVVTLCTVVWALFNVQTQALAGAADARSTLLLNGSANLLKLALLAVLAFGAAGTVHPLVTATIAPAVCAVAVGALVLVPRALRREQARRPSAQTWDAGIARAFALFTAQNALAVGVVLCAGLSLSFVVTALASPEEGAVFAIAYQFSVALDLVGVSVATALAKSAAADFDPSAVLARSYTRSVFFAVGALGACATVATPLLFLIAGKGYPPLYGMAVVGALALASLIRPGYDIWSALARARHRVRPVLWSNLLYVCILFTVVLLLVPSHGALGAALAMVCGACALAAVGAVGLRRVRDLAPAHALEPKGVAA from the coding sequence GTGACGGGCATCGGACGCCGGCACGCCGACGTCCCCGGCGCCGGCGCCGCGGTGGGCCGGCGCATCACGCGCGACTCGCTCTGGCTGGCAGCGGGGTACGCCGTCACCTCGCTGTCCGGGTTCGTCTTCTGGATGCTTGCGGCGCTGTGGATACCGCAGGCTCAGCTGGGCCTCGAGGCCTCGGCGCTCGCGGTCATCATGGCCGCGGCCGCGCTGGCATCCAACGGCCCGGGAAGCGCGCTGGTCGTCATGCTCCCGCTGGGCGGCCGGGCGGCGTGGTCGCTGCTGGGTCGCGCCTACGCCGTGACGACGGCGCTCAGTGCGGGAACCGGACTCGTGGCCGGGGTGCTCGTGGCCGCGGTGCTGCGACCCGATCCGCCGGTCGTCGTCACGGTGGCCGTGGTCACCCTCTGCACCGTGGTGTGGGCGCTGTTCAACGTGCAGACCCAGGCGCTGGCGGGAGCCGCCGACGCCCGCAGCACGCTGCTGCTCAACGGCTCCGCGAACCTGCTGAAGCTCGCTCTGCTGGCGGTTCTGGCCTTCGGTGCGGCCGGCACGGTGCATCCGCTCGTGACGGCGACGATCGCCCCCGCCGTCTGTGCCGTCGCCGTCGGCGCACTCGTGCTGGTGCCGCGCGCCCTGCGACGGGAGCAGGCACGGCGGCCGAGCGCGCAGACCTGGGACGCCGGGATCGCCCGCGCCTTCGCCCTCTTCACCGCGCAGAACGCCCTCGCCGTCGGCGTTGTGCTCTGCGCAGGGCTGTCGCTGTCGTTCGTCGTCACGGCCCTCGCCTCGCCCGAGGAAGGCGCGGTGTTCGCCATCGCCTATCAGTTCAGCGTCGCGCTGGACCTCGTCGGCGTCAGCGTCGCGACGGCGCTGGCCAAGAGCGCCGCGGCCGACTTCGACCCGAGCGCCGTGCTCGCCCGGTCGTACACGCGTTCCGTGTTCTTCGCGGTGGGTGCCCTGGGCGCGTGCGCGACCGTCGCCACGCCGCTGCTCTTCCTCATCGCCGGCAAGGGCTACCCGCCGCTGTACGGCATGGCCGTCGTCGGCGCGCTCGCGCTGGCGAGCCTCATTCGTCCCGGCTACGACATCTGGTCCGCGCTCGCCCGCGCGCGGCACCGGGTGCGGCCGGTGCTGTGGAGCAACCTGCTCTACGTCTGCATCCTGTTCACCGTCGTGCTGCTGCTCGTCCCCTCCCACGGGGCCCTAGGCGCAGCGCTGGCCATGGTCTGCGGCGCGTGCGCCCTCGCGGCCGTGGGCGCGGTCGGACTCCGCCGTGTGCGTGACCTCGCGCCCGCGCACGCCCTCGAACCGAAAGGTGTTGCCGCATGA
- a CDS encoding lipase family protein has product MTGQAAGLRAGWAALPRLLVRAPAPALLAMGIVVVALGLLIVFRPLTSLLLLAVYIGASAVVAGAVELIAPRHRHRWNRAVGIAWIVGGIALAVWFGGRLDLLPTALAVLLILAGVASLGDAVRRGGVSRRVLDLAWGGAQIVFGVLALTWPDVSVLVVAVLFGVRTIVFGVTLVVRGVRGILADGPRVDPVDSRPPSRRSRAWVAVGRYAMAALLVSAAAGGSWLNGWLADGAPVIDAFYDPPADVPDGHGRLIRSDDYLGAAPPGATVQRILYTTRSSLGDPAVASGLVIVPDEPADGPRPVVIWNHGTTGVARGCAPSLADGTATHWAIPDVNRAIDNGWVVVAPDYTGQGAPGDFPYLIGRGEARSALDAVLAAGELDDDLVLSPRTLVWGHSQGGHAALWTTQIAPDYTPGLDVRGTALLAPAADPLALAGELASGEANALLTVMVSWVLVPYAETYADVHLEDYVAGGARQVIREMAQRCLSEPGVVVSALTALGLSQDDPVSLPDLTTGALGERLAQNVPEGPWGTPLFVGWGADDEVLPTVLQRDLVRRLCGEGERVFSWVVPDGGHQDILQPRSTMLPVLLRWSEVALEAETDTVAGAARADRVLDSCPQ; this is encoded by the coding sequence GTGACAGGGCAAGCTGCGGGACTGCGCGCGGGGTGGGCGGCGCTCCCGCGGCTGCTGGTGCGCGCCCCCGCGCCGGCGCTGCTCGCGATGGGCATCGTCGTCGTCGCGCTCGGCCTTCTCATCGTCTTCCGCCCGCTGACCTCGCTGCTGCTGCTGGCGGTCTACATCGGCGCGAGCGCCGTGGTCGCGGGAGCGGTCGAGTTGATCGCGCCCCGTCACCGCCACCGGTGGAACCGGGCGGTGGGCATCGCCTGGATCGTCGGGGGAATCGCACTGGCCGTCTGGTTCGGCGGCAGGCTGGACCTGCTCCCCACCGCCCTGGCGGTGCTGCTGATCCTCGCCGGCGTCGCGTCTCTCGGTGACGCTGTCCGTCGCGGCGGTGTCAGCCGGCGGGTGCTGGACCTCGCGTGGGGCGGTGCCCAGATCGTGTTCGGCGTGCTGGCCCTGACATGGCCCGACGTCAGCGTGCTGGTCGTCGCGGTGCTCTTCGGTGTGCGCACGATCGTGTTCGGCGTCACGCTGGTCGTGCGGGGCGTCCGTGGCATCCTCGCCGACGGGCCCCGGGTCGATCCGGTGGACTCGCGCCCGCCCAGCCGCCGCAGTCGGGCGTGGGTCGCGGTGGGGCGCTACGCCATGGCGGCGCTGCTCGTCAGCGCGGCGGCGGGCGGATCCTGGCTGAACGGCTGGCTCGCCGACGGTGCGCCTGTCATCGACGCCTTCTACGACCCGCCCGCGGACGTACCCGATGGTCACGGCCGGCTCATCCGGTCGGACGACTACCTCGGAGCGGCGCCGCCGGGAGCCACCGTCCAGCGCATCCTCTACACGACCCGCTCGTCGCTGGGCGACCCCGCGGTGGCCAGCGGCCTCGTGATCGTTCCCGACGAGCCCGCGGACGGCCCCCGCCCCGTGGTGATCTGGAACCACGGCACCACCGGGGTCGCGCGCGGCTGCGCGCCGAGCCTCGCCGACGGCACCGCAACGCACTGGGCCATCCCCGACGTCAACCGGGCCATCGACAACGGCTGGGTGGTCGTGGCGCCCGACTACACCGGCCAGGGTGCGCCCGGGGACTTCCCCTACCTCATCGGCCGCGGCGAGGCGCGCTCGGCGCTCGACGCGGTGCTGGCGGCCGGTGAGCTGGACGACGACCTCGTGCTGTCTCCGCGCACCCTCGTGTGGGGGCACTCGCAGGGCGGGCACGCAGCGCTCTGGACGACGCAGATCGCCCCGGACTACACGCCAGGGCTCGATGTGCGGGGCACCGCGCTGCTGGCTCCCGCCGCCGACCCGCTCGCGCTCGCCGGGGAACTCGCCTCGGGGGAGGCCAACGCGCTGCTGACGGTGATGGTGTCGTGGGTGCTCGTGCCCTATGCGGAGACCTATGCCGATGTGCACCTCGAGGACTACGTCGCGGGGGGTGCCAGGCAGGTGATCCGCGAGATGGCGCAGCGCTGCCTCAGTGAACCCGGCGTCGTGGTGTCGGCGCTCACCGCGCTCGGCCTGTCGCAGGACGACCCGGTGTCGCTCCCCGACCTGACGACGGGCGCGCTCGGCGAACGCCTGGCGCAGAACGTTCCGGAGGGGCCGTGGGGCACGCCGCTGTTCGTCGGCTGGGGCGCCGACGACGAGGTGCTGCCCACCGTCCTGCAGCGGGATCTCGTCCGGCGCCTGTGCGGCGAGGGGGAGCGGGTGTTCTCCTGGGTCGTCCCCGACGGCGGGCATCAGGACATCCTCCAGCCGCGCTCCACGATGCTCCCGGTGCTGCTGCGGTGGAGCGAGGTGGCCCTGGAAGCCGAGACCGACACCGTGGCCGGAGCGGCGCGCGCCGACCGCGTGCTGGACTCCTGTCCGCAGTGA
- a CDS encoding glycosyltransferase family 2 protein — protein sequence MSVSVVICAYTLDRWDQLTLAMTSVSDQGVGDETILVIDHNDELLRRAQARWPEARVLANTGKQGLSGARNTALQVADGEIVAFLDDDAVAEPGWLRTLVDGFIAPSVVAVGGSAVPLWPGDAPAVLPEELLWIVGCSYRGLPTRPGPVRNVMGCSMAFRRDPLLAVGGFNTDTGRVGKLPIGCEETEVCIKLRQLDPTHTVRYEPSARVRHHVSPDRTRMAYVAHRSWCEGISKAGIARTVGRQDALSAESAYASRVLPAALWRELRRGPQGAPAATAILLSLLLAGAGFLRGSIAPVRAGSPRRSLTGRTLA from the coding sequence ATGTCGGTCAGTGTCGTGATCTGCGCGTACACGCTCGACCGTTGGGATCAGCTGACGCTGGCCATGACCTCGGTTTCGGACCAGGGCGTCGGCGACGAGACGATCCTCGTCATCGATCACAACGACGAGCTGCTGCGCCGCGCACAGGCCCGGTGGCCCGAGGCGCGCGTGCTGGCCAACACCGGCAAGCAGGGACTGTCCGGCGCGCGGAACACCGCCCTGCAGGTGGCAGACGGCGAGATCGTCGCCTTCCTCGACGACGACGCGGTGGCCGAGCCCGGATGGCTGCGAACGCTGGTCGACGGATTCATCGCGCCGTCGGTCGTCGCGGTGGGCGGCAGCGCCGTGCCGCTGTGGCCGGGCGACGCCCCCGCCGTGCTCCCCGAGGAACTGCTCTGGATCGTCGGATGCAGCTATCGCGGACTCCCCACACGCCCCGGCCCTGTGCGCAACGTCATGGGCTGCTCGATGGCCTTCCGCCGCGACCCGCTCCTGGCCGTCGGCGGCTTCAACACCGACACCGGCCGCGTGGGCAAGCTTCCCATCGGCTGCGAAGAGACCGAGGTGTGCATCAAGCTGCGCCAGCTCGATCCGACCCACACCGTGCGGTACGAGCCGTCGGCGCGCGTTCGCCACCATGTCAGCCCAGACCGGACGCGCATGGCGTACGTCGCCCATCGCAGCTGGTGCGAGGGGATCTCCAAAGCGGGGATCGCGCGCACCGTCGGGCGCCAGGATGCGCTGTCGGCCGAGTCCGCCTACGCCTCACGCGTGCTCCCCGCGGCCCTCTGGCGGGAGCTGCGCCGCGGCCCGCAGGGCGCACCCGCCGCCACGGCGATCCTGCTCTCCCTGCTGCTCGCCGGCGCGGGCTTCCTGCGCGGCAGCATCGCCCCCGTGCGCGCCGGCAGCCCTCGCCGCTCGCTGACAGGGCGGACGCTGGCGTGA
- a CDS encoding DUF1206 domain-containing protein, producing MPDAASPPATRQVARDVAHHPAARFGARAGYAANGVVHGLIGSIALVVAFGGTGESDQTGALKAIAEAPLGFAALWVLAVALWALGTWHLAEGVLARAPEGDVKGAAKKWGVRASEWGQAAAFSAIGFLAAAVALGARPNAEEAAERASEGVLTIAGGSILLTLVGLGVAVGGISFVVMGVMRSFHSKLDIPDTPLGHAVVALGVVGFVAKGIALLIVGILLLASALTIDPSTAGGLDGALQVLLGMMFGPALVAVVGAGFVAYGAFCLFRARYATL from the coding sequence GTGCCCGATGCCGCCTCTCCGCCTGCCACCCGACAGGTCGCCCGCGACGTCGCCCACCACCCGGCGGCCCGTTTCGGGGCGAGGGCCGGATACGCCGCGAACGGCGTCGTCCACGGCCTCATCGGGTCGATCGCGCTCGTCGTGGCGTTCGGCGGCACCGGCGAGAGCGACCAGACGGGCGCCCTGAAGGCCATCGCGGAGGCACCGCTCGGATTCGCTGCGCTGTGGGTGCTCGCTGTGGCTCTGTGGGCGCTCGGCACGTGGCATCTGGCCGAGGGCGTGCTCGCCCGCGCCCCGGAGGGCGATGTCAAGGGCGCCGCGAAGAAGTGGGGCGTGCGGGCGTCGGAGTGGGGTCAGGCGGCGGCCTTCTCGGCCATCGGCTTCCTCGCCGCAGCCGTCGCGCTCGGTGCCCGGCCGAACGCCGAAGAGGCGGCGGAGCGAGCCAGCGAAGGAGTGCTCACCATCGCGGGCGGGTCGATCCTGCTCACCCTGGTCGGGCTGGGGGTCGCCGTCGGCGGCATCTCGTTCGTCGTCATGGGTGTGATGCGCAGCTTCCACAGCAAGCTGGACATCCCCGATACGCCGCTCGGACACGCCGTCGTCGCGCTGGGTGTCGTCGGGTTCGTCGCCAAGGGGATCGCACTGCTGATCGTCGGCATCCTGCTGCTGGCGTCAGCCCTCACGATCGACCCGTCGACCGCGGGAGGACTCGACGGCGCACTCCAGGTCCTGCTCGGGATGATGTTCGGCCCCGCGCTCGTCGCCGTCGTGGGCGCGGGCTTCGTCGCGTACGGCGCGTTCTGCCTGTTCCGCGCCCGCTACGCCACCCTCTGA